One Hoplias malabaricus isolate fHopMal1 chromosome 12, fHopMal1.hap1, whole genome shotgun sequence genomic window, GAGTGGACAAGGCTATGTAGCTATGAAAAAATGTGCATATCTTTGCACAACtgctttaaaatgatataatgatCACAACATTAAAGATCACACCTATTTAAGGACATAACTTTCCCAAGAACTTTTTAATTGCGTGTTTGATCAAAACActtgtacttttttttctttttttttttttgcagttaaAGTAATATTACCACTTCTCGTTGTGTGTTTCACTCAGTGTGGGTCTCGGGCCACTGTGCGGATAGCTGGTGGGATGTTGCTGGTTCTGGGAGTGTTTCTGCAACTGACACACCTTCTTACCTCAATCCCTCTGGCTGTACATGGTGACCTTATTTTACGTAGTCTCCCACGACTTGTAGCAcctgaaaaactgaaaatctTCTAAATTTCTGTATATTCTCTCCAGGTGCTGTTCTGAGCGTGTGCTACACCGTGGCTGCATCCACAGGTATAACGTACCTCCAGTACACAGATGTGGACTCAGGACGCAACATTTTCAACACAGGCTTCACTGTGTTCATGGCTCTGGTGCTGCCTCGTTGGTTCAGAGTGCATTCAGATATTATCTACACAGGTGTGATGTGAATGCCTTTAGATTTGATTAACACAGTTGTGTGTTTGCGAAGgatgctttgttttttaatgtttgacaCAATGTTAAAATATCAGCTGTCATTTACACTGTTAAAATTTCATTAGGAATGGCCCATAATGCTTAGAATAGAAGCTACATTTGAATCTTTCTGTCATTAGGTGTACCTTGGTTGGGTGTATTCCTGAAGTCTTGTCTGATGCTACCTGTTTTATTGGTTGGCTTCCTGGCCTTTTTCTTAGACCACACAGTTTCAGGTATGAAATAGAGTAGTGTACAGTTACTGTGCATGTTGTTATGTTTCAGTACGTCTACATTTATGTTCAATATCATCCATTTTGACTTGACATTGTACATAAAAAATGTTACTATATGATTTCTTACACCCAGCTGATATGGGATTTTGCTATAAAACTCCAACACCATTAATACACTTCTTTTTGATGCAGGATCTCTTTCTGAACGTGGGTTTGAACAGGACCAGAGCACTAAGAAGATATGTTCATTGGCTGATAAGTCGGAAGAATCTTACCAAAGCAGAGAAACTTTATACGAGCCTCCATTATTTGTGAAGAAACTGCTGGATTTACCTGGACTCCGAATTATCCCTTTCTTTGCCTGCAGAAGCCCAGATGTGGAGAAAAGCGTTGGAACATCTCCAGAGATTGAGATGTCCAGTTTATTGCCTCAATAGAGGGACAGCAGATTGTAGCATGGCTGGATACAGACTCGGGAACTACGTTAACTACAAATTAATTTGCACATTGAGGTTTTGTTGTTCCTTGAGAGAGCCTTGAGTAACTTCAGCTTGAGGATTGTCAGGAAAATGATCGAGGAATACCTTGACATGCCAGAAAAAGCACTAATTTACGTTCTTTGTGACGATAGGCCAAGGGTTCCCAATCTGTTTGGGAAAATGACCCCAAGTTATGACTGTTCCATACCTTCAATGTGTTTAACttctatatttatgtttttccaGATTTATCTTAAAAACTGACTTAACATTACTTTACAGAGTCGTACGTGAGGTAAGGAACATCTAGAGAAATAGTTACGTAATGTTACGAACACAAAAGTGTAATATACTTCACTTGTTCAAAATGATGTAATAACTTTAACTGAAATATCTGGTATTAAACATGACATTCCTGAAAATGTAATAGATTCCGACTCATGTAATAAGTTATTATATTATCAATTTGAAATTTattaaagggcggcacggtggtgcagcaggtaggtgtcgcagtcacacagctccagggacctggaggttgtgggttcgattcccgctccgggtgactgtctgtgaggagttggtgtgttctccccgtgtccgcgtgggtttcctccgggtgactgtctgtgaggaattggtgtgttctccccgtgtccgcgtgggtttcctccgggtgactgtctgtgaggagttggtgtgttctccccgtgtccgcgtgggtttcctccgggtgactgtctgtgaggagttggtgtgttctccctgtgtccgcgtgggtttcctccgggtgactgtctgtgaggaattggtgtgttctccctgtgtccgtgtgggtttcctctgggtgctccggtttcctcccacagtccaaaaacacactttgcaggtggattggtgactcaaaagtgtccgtaggtgtgagtgaatgtgtgtgtgtgttgccctgtgaaggacctgtTAGCGTCTCCAGTGACTCCACATGGGGCAGAAAGCCTAGTTTGGAACCCCCTGTAATAAGCGCTCGTGTATGATGCATCATGGACCATAGAGGACAAGGCACTATATATTTCCGTACCTTATTTAACAAGAAAATCAACAAACcaggggcgcaatttatttccTTATCATTTAATTCTGAAAAATAGATCTTTAAATACTTTTATGAACATAATATAATTTTGACATCTTTCTggtaaaaatgaataatgcCACAGAAAAGGTAAATACAACAAGTCAGATTGTATATGGAGTATTACTCCATAAAGCATACATAGGGAATACAGAGTGACATAACGATCGATAGGCTGTTGACTGACATAATGATTGTACTGAGTGAATAACATCATATATTTCAATATCCATACTCCTAAAACTAACACAGTTTGTAAAATTGTATATTTAACCCCTCGGTGTATGCTATATGTAGAAATACAGTGTACAATGTGACTATTAAATAATTGATACAGTAAAAAAGAACTTTTCCAGCGGAGAAACATGATACTGACAACGTGAATGGGTCTGAGATCGTATGAGAATATTAAGAGTAAGAACAGTATGGAGCAAATAACAAATGAAACAGTAGACTATTAGGTAAAATAACTTTCCTAACATCTGGTGTGTCGAGATATTTTTGTGAGATGCCTTTTCTAATTCCTGCAGAGTGTTGTACAACACGTAAATGTGTGCCTCGACCTTCCATCCTATTCCTCCATAAATCATTCCATGGTATTCCAGCACCTACAGTATCAAACAGGTTAAAACTGATCACTGCTTACCTGAGCTGATTTTTGTACAGTTTACATCTGCTGCATTACTCCATATGAGAATGTGtattagatatatatatatatatatgtgtgtgtgtgtgtgtgtgtgtgtgtgtgtgtgtgtgtgtgcgtgtgttggtgTCAATGTTCCAGTGTAGGcagtacaaaaaaaagaaacccaTTTCTTTCAAATAATGTTGTTTTGAATATTATTACATGTGGGTTTTTGAAAGTTTTTCATCTGTGTCCTTGCACACAATTGTCCAAGAGATGAAACACATACAGAGTTACTGCATCCTTCAAGTCTTTAAAGGGAGTCTTTAGGGTGGGAAATGTTTCAGTTTTTTCTTCTGTCATTTCACTACAGACGCATCCAAGATATTGGGCACACTCGTCAATTTGCACATTTTAtcgattttctaagtgaaaatatgtTGAAATTTGCAGGAAAACGCCATATTCAAGAGTGTCCTCTCCTCTGTTGGGAATGTACTGAAATTTTTTCCctttaaaaatgtctaaaacCTCATTTTGCATTCACCTGTATTTCTTCCCTTCAGAACCATCCATTTTTCCCTGTCTTATAGAATCATTCTCATTCTGTccatttctctcttcttttccccTGGATGCTCCCTTGCTTTTGCGCAGATCATGCAACTTCATCATCCCGCTCATCTGTCAATGTCCATCATGCCCCAGGGGTGGAAGTGTTTAGGGTCAAGTATGATGTTCCCAACCCAGTGCAGCACTGAGGAGTACCAGTGCACTCCCTCTGTCTGGTGAGACATAGGTCCCCCCCAGCTGTGGAGCACTCTGAGTGGGCCAAAAGCCCAGTGGGCTAGTCGCCGCTGATCCGTGGCTGCATAGCAAGAGGAGACAATGTCATTCACCACTATTGTGCCGTGGCGGGTCAGTGGAGCGAACGCTCCTGTGTCCTCGATTGTCTGGACCCTGCTGACCCTGGACAGCTGCCCCTCCTTCCCCACACCGGGGGCCCAGACCACGCACTGACCCAGCTGCACCTGGCCAGCAAACACAGTCCGCACCCTGCCACTGACTGCTGGACCAGAGCAATTCCCCTCTGCCACAAACACAAGGTGGGAAGCGGTGAGGCTCAGTGTAGCCCCTGAGTCTGTCTCTATGGTGTAGAAGTGCTGATGGGCGGCAGGGCTGCGATCCAGGAAGGCGATGACCTCACTGTACAGGAGCTGACCGCTGCCGTCGCTCTGGACTGAGGCCAGAACTCGATCCCCTGGATGCAGCTCACGCATGGCTTTCCTTCTCCCGTCCTCCAGAGTGACCAGAGCACCTCCCGGAAAACAGCCACCAGTCTTTGCAGCCACAGAGTGCtctgagacagaaagagagagatttaagTCTTTTGACGAACATAGAATAGGTTTAAACACTAGCAGTCAGcgtcatattttttaaaagtcattGGAATGACAATTTGAATTTGAACACTTTCcaaaccactgtctgtgaacacagaaCTCACAAATGCAAAGACGAAATCATATATAAGAAGGATCCAGAAACACtgccgccttctctgggcctgagctcatttaagatTAACTGAAGTACAATAGAAAATTGTTCTGTGACTCAAAAaatcaaatttttatttatttatttatttatttatttttgggagATTATGGGTCCTGCGTCCACTTTGCCAGAGGCTTATTTATAAGCACACACTTAAATCATGATGCTATGGGGTGCATTAATGcacatgggtgacttgcacatctgtgaaggcactgttaatgctaaACGATATATACATGTTTCtgagcaacatgctgccatccagacaaCGTCTTTTTCTGCGAAAACCTTGCTTGCCTGACAAggccaatccacattctgcattgATTACAGCAGGTGATGCAACAATATCATAAACagccctgtcccaactcttttggaagtATTGCTGGCATGGctaatatgttaaaaaaaaccaATAATCTCACTAATATTTTGGCTtaattttctattaaatattattttaatttaattatttgcacattattgcatacatttacattttgtacTATACTTTTATGGCACATTATTTGGCCCATTTGAATTTGTTCGTGACTAAAAACAGGCCTCACGGACTACATCGGAAAGAAGCAAGATATCAAACAATAGCAAATTTACTACTAGGTTAAGTAATGTGCATTTTCCGACAACATGCAGTAATAGTGATTTATCTTACAGTtcctataaataaaatatcaatcaTAATCCATGAAGAGTGTAGAGTTTTTTTTGATTCAAGAGAAATTTACATGAATCGTTGTTCACATTAGTGGTGACCGGAACTATGAAGCATTTAATGTCTGAGCCATTGCTTCATGATGCAATAGATTGTTATTAGTTTATTAGTAAAAGTCTAGTATTAGTAAAAGTCTAGGTTTACACATCAGTCATTCAATTACACAACAATTCTGACAAACTGGAGTAAATCCCTCCTCTTTATAGATAAAAAACCTGGGTCAGTGATTAAAAAATGGTGTAATTCCCCTTTGAGGAATATTCCCCTAAATAGGAATTTAATTGTAAACatgctgtgattttttttttagcctgtTTTCTTGTATGGGACTAATCTCAGTATGCTCTTGGAGTTTGTCTCTCATTCTtgactctgtctctccctcattGTAAACACGTAAAGCACCAATAAAACTGAAAGTCTGCCACAGTGGCAAAACAACTTTGTTTGCAGGCAAACACTTTTAATGCCATTCTTGGAGCTAATTAGTTTTCTCTTTT contains:
- the ihha gene encoding indian hedgehog signaling molecule a, with amino-acid sequence MRLVALLCALLLAPGAHACGPGRGYGKRRPPKKLMPLSLKQFSPNVAEKTLGASGRLEGKITRNSERFKELTPNYNPDIIFKDEENTGADRLMTQRCKDKLNSLAISVMNMWPGVKLRVTEGWDEDGNHFDDSLHYEGRAVDITTSDRDRNKYGMLARLAVEAGFDWVYYESKAHVHCSVKSEHSVAAKTGGCFPGGALVTLEDGRRKAMRELHPGDRVLASVQSDGSGQLLYSEVIAFLDRSPAAHQHFYTIETDSGATLSLTASHLVFVAEGNCSGPAVSGRVRTVFAGQVQLGQCVVWAPGVGKEGQLSRVSRVQTIEDTGAFAPLTRHGTIVVNDIVSSCYAATDQRRLAHWAFGPLRVLHSWGGPMSHQTEGVHWYSSVLHWVGNIILDPKHFHPWGMMDIDR